Proteins encoded by one window of Anguilla rostrata isolate EN2019 chromosome 9, ASM1855537v3, whole genome shotgun sequence:
- the LOC135264145 gene encoding solute carrier family 13 member 2-like isoform X3, with protein MAEFREWLWAHRNYFLIVLIPLLALPLPLVINTSEAKGGYAIILMALYWCTECIPPPAAAHLTALTDPILPPPQVCMHYLKDINMLFVGGLLVAVAVESCNLHKRIALRVLLLVGVRPALLLIGFMSVTAFLSMWISNTATTSMMLPIAHAVVKQLSDTEEQADARELGQAGRDNQALELSELREGKQAKAAQGKVETCSVEDGESEAERRRKAREEKYKSLSKGLSLCVCYSASIGGTATLTGTTPNLILKGQLDSLFPGNKDVINFASWFAFAFPNMLMMLVCAWLWLQCMYLGFNLRKSLGCGLQNARDHEAYQVMRNEYRKLGAMTYAEANVLALFSLLVALWFTREPGFMPGWASLLFNKGNQTYVTDSTVAILVALLLFALPSQIIRSPLESRKEGGKVKAPPGLLTWQVVHERMPWNIILLLGGGFALAHGSEKSSLSLWLGNSLTPLQNIPPFGISVLLCLLVATFTECSSNVATTTLFLPILASMAISIKIHPLYVMLPCTISASLAFMLPVATAPNAIAFSYGNLKVIDMAKAGFMLNIIGVFTINLALNTWGAAMFGLNEFPSWANATMTGP; from the exons ATGGCTGAGTTTAGAGAATGGCTCTGGGCCCACAGGAACTATTTCCTTATCGTCCTGATACCCCTACTGGCCCTTCCACTACCACTGGTCATCAACACATcg GAAGCGAAGGGGGGCTATGCCATCATCCTGATGGCGCTGTACTGGTGCACAGAGTGcatcccccccccggccgctGCCCATC TTACTGCACTTACTGACCccatactcccccccccccaggtgtgcATGCATTACCTGAAGGACATCAACATGCTGTTTGTGGGGGGTCTGCTGGtggccgttgccgtggagagcTGTAACCTGCACAAGCGCATCGCCCTCAGGGTGCTGCTCCTCGTGGGCGTCCGGCCAGCCCT GTTGCTGATCGGGTTCATGAGCGTGACGGCCTTCCTCTCCATGTGGATCAGCAACACGGCGACCACCTCCATGATGCTGCCCATCGCGCACGCCGTGGTGAAGCAGCTGAGCGACACCGAGGAGCAGGCCGACGCCCGCGAACTGGGCCAGGCCGGCCGCGACAACCAGGCCCTCGAGCTGAGCGAGCTCAGAGAAGGCAAGCAGGCCAAGGCAGCCCAGGGCAAGG ttgagACGTGCTCTGTGGAGGATGGAGAGAGCGAGGCTGAGCGGCGGAGGAAGGCCAGGGAGGAGAAGTACAAGAGCCTGTCCAAAGGCCTCAGCCTGTGCGTGTGCTACTCCGCCAGCATAGGGGGAACGGCCACCCTCACCGGCACCACGCCAAACCTCATCCTCAAAGGCCAGCTGGACTC CCTGTTCCCGGGAAACAAAGACGTGATAAACTTCGCCAGCTGGTTCGCCTTCGCCTTTCCCAACATGCTGATGATGCTGGTCTGTGCCTGGCTCTGGCTGCAGTGCATGTACCTGGGGTTCAA CCTGAGGAAGTCGCTTGGCTGTGGCCTGCAGAACGCCAGAGACCACGAGGCCTACCAGGTGATGCGGAACGAGTACAGGAAGCTGGGCGCCATGACGTACGCCGAGGCCAACGTCCTCGCCCTCTTCAGCCTGCTGGTGGCGCTGTGGTTCACCAGGGAGCCCGGCTTCATGCCCGGCTGGGCTAGCCTGCTCTTCAACAAGGGAAACCAAAC GTATGTGACGGACAGCACGGTCGCCATCCTCGTTGCCCTGCTGCTCTTCGCCCTGCCCTCCCAGATCATCAGGTCGCCATTGGAGAGCCGCAAGGAAG gtgggAAGGTGAAGGCCCCCCCAGGGTTGCTCACCTGGCAGGTGGTGCATGAGCGCATGCCCTGGAACATCATCCTGCTCCTGGGGGGCGGCTTCGCCCTCGCACATGGCAgcgag AAGTCGAGTCTCTCGCTGTGGCTGGGGAACAGCCTGACCCCGCTGCAGAACATCCCTCCGTTCGGCATCTCCGTGCTGCTCTGCCTGCTGGTGGCCACCTTCACAGAGTGCTCCAGCAACGTGGCCACCACCACCCTCTTCCTGCCCATCCTCGCCTCCATG GCCATTTCCATTAAGATCCACCCTCTCTACGTCATGCTCCCCTGCACCATCTCCGCCTCCCTGGCCTTCATGCTCCCGGTTGCCACGGCGCCCAACGCCATCGCCTTCTCCTACGGAAACCTCAAGGTCATCGACATG GCAAAAGCAGGCTTCATGCTCAACATCATCGGCGTCTTCACCATCAACCTGGCCCTCAACACCTG
- the LOC135264145 gene encoding solute carrier family 13 member 2-like isoform X1, producing MGQLLHLLTPELGQLLHLLTPELGEIHGSVTALTDPILPPPQVCMHYLKDINMLFVGGLLVAVAVESCNLHKRIALRVLLLVGVRPALLLIGFMSVTAFLSMWISNTATTSMMLPIAHAVVKQLSDTEEQADARELGQAGRDNQALELSELREGKQAKAAQGKVETCSVEDGESEAERRRKAREEKYKSLSKGLSLCVCYSASIGGTATLTGTTPNLILKGQLDSLFPGNKDVINFASWFAFAFPNMLMMLVCAWLWLQCMYLGFNLRKSLGCGLQNARDHEAYQVMRNEYRKLGAMTYAEANVLALFSLLVALWFTREPGFMPGWASLLFNKGNQTYVTDSTVAILVALLLFALPSQIIRSPLESRKEGGKVKAPPGLLTWQVVHERMPWNIILLLGGGFALAHGSEKSSLSLWLGNSLTPLQNIPPFGISVLLCLLVATFTECSSNVATTTLFLPILASMVGSGKILPVVPLSASVVRLPDSGAWIMILRLVCVCVCVCVCVCVLQAISIKIHPLYVMLPCTISASLAFMLPVATAPNAIAFSYGNLKVIDMAKAGFMLNIIGVFTINLALNTWGAAMFGLNEFPSWANATMTGP from the exons ATGGGTCAGTTACTGCACTTACTGACCCCAGAACTGGGTCAGTTACTGCACTTACTGACCCCTGAACTGGGTGAGATTCATGGGTCAGTTACTGCACTTACTGACCccatactcccccccccccaggtgtgcATGCATTACCTGAAGGACATCAACATGCTGTTTGTGGGGGGTCTGCTGGtggccgttgccgtggagagcTGTAACCTGCACAAGCGCATCGCCCTCAGGGTGCTGCTCCTCGTGGGCGTCCGGCCAGCCCT GTTGCTGATCGGGTTCATGAGCGTGACGGCCTTCCTCTCCATGTGGATCAGCAACACGGCGACCACCTCCATGATGCTGCCCATCGCGCACGCCGTGGTGAAGCAGCTGAGCGACACCGAGGAGCAGGCCGACGCCCGCGAACTGGGCCAGGCCGGCCGCGACAACCAGGCCCTCGAGCTGAGCGAGCTCAGAGAAGGCAAGCAGGCCAAGGCAGCCCAGGGCAAGG ttgagACGTGCTCTGTGGAGGATGGAGAGAGCGAGGCTGAGCGGCGGAGGAAGGCCAGGGAGGAGAAGTACAAGAGCCTGTCCAAAGGCCTCAGCCTGTGCGTGTGCTACTCCGCCAGCATAGGGGGAACGGCCACCCTCACCGGCACCACGCCAAACCTCATCCTCAAAGGCCAGCTGGACTC CCTGTTCCCGGGAAACAAAGACGTGATAAACTTCGCCAGCTGGTTCGCCTTCGCCTTTCCCAACATGCTGATGATGCTGGTCTGTGCCTGGCTCTGGCTGCAGTGCATGTACCTGGGGTTCAA CCTGAGGAAGTCGCTTGGCTGTGGCCTGCAGAACGCCAGAGACCACGAGGCCTACCAGGTGATGCGGAACGAGTACAGGAAGCTGGGCGCCATGACGTACGCCGAGGCCAACGTCCTCGCCCTCTTCAGCCTGCTGGTGGCGCTGTGGTTCACCAGGGAGCCCGGCTTCATGCCCGGCTGGGCTAGCCTGCTCTTCAACAAGGGAAACCAAAC GTATGTGACGGACAGCACGGTCGCCATCCTCGTTGCCCTGCTGCTCTTCGCCCTGCCCTCCCAGATCATCAGGTCGCCATTGGAGAGCCGCAAGGAAG gtgggAAGGTGAAGGCCCCCCCAGGGTTGCTCACCTGGCAGGTGGTGCATGAGCGCATGCCCTGGAACATCATCCTGCTCCTGGGGGGCGGCTTCGCCCTCGCACATGGCAgcgag AAGTCGAGTCTCTCGCTGTGGCTGGGGAACAGCCTGACCCCGCTGCAGAACATCCCTCCGTTCGGCATCTCCGTGCTGCTCTGCCTGCTGGTGGCCACCTTCACAGAGTGCTCCAGCAACGTGGCCACCACCACCCTCTTCCTGCCCATCCTCGCCTCCATGGTAGGTTCCGGAAAAATTCTGCCAGTAGTCCCGCTTTCTGCGTCTGTGGTTCGGCTCCCAGATTCTGGGGCCTGGATCATGATCCtgagacttgtgtgtgtgtgtgtgtgtgtgtgtgtgtgtgtgtgtgtcctccagGCCATTTCCATTAAGATCCACCCTCTCTACGTCATGCTCCCCTGCACCATCTCCGCCTCCCTGGCCTTCATGCTCCCGGTTGCCACGGCGCCCAACGCCATCGCCTTCTCCTACGGAAACCTCAAGGTCATCGACATG GCAAAAGCAGGCTTCATGCTCAACATCATCGGCGTCTTCACCATCAACCTGGCCCTCAACACCTG
- the LOC135264145 gene encoding solute carrier family 13 member 2-like isoform X2, whose protein sequence is MGQLLHLLTPELGQLLHLLTPELGEIHGSVTALTDPILPPPQVCMHYLKDINMLFVGGLLVAVAVESCNLHKRIALRVLLLVGVRPALLLIGFMSVTAFLSMWISNTATTSMMLPIAHAVVKQLSDTEEQADARELGQAGRDNQALELSELREGKQAKAAQGKVETCSVEDGESEAERRRKAREEKYKSLSKGLSLCVCYSASIGGTATLTGTTPNLILKGQLDSLFPGNKDVINFASWFAFAFPNMLMMLVCAWLWLQCMYLGFNLRKSLGCGLQNARDHEAYQVMRNEYRKLGAMTYAEANVLALFSLLVALWFTREPGFMPGWASLLFNKGNQTYVTDSTVAILVALLLFALPSQIIRSPLESRKEGGKVKAPPGLLTWQVVHERMPWNIILLLGGGFALAHGSEKSSLSLWLGNSLTPLQNIPPFGISVLLCLLVATFTECSSNVATTTLFLPILASMAISIKIHPLYVMLPCTISASLAFMLPVATAPNAIAFSYGNLKVIDMAKAGFMLNIIGVFTINLALNTWGAAMFGLNEFPSWANATMTGP, encoded by the exons ATGGGTCAGTTACTGCACTTACTGACCCCAGAACTGGGTCAGTTACTGCACTTACTGACCCCTGAACTGGGTGAGATTCATGGGTCAGTTACTGCACTTACTGACCccatactcccccccccccaggtgtgcATGCATTACCTGAAGGACATCAACATGCTGTTTGTGGGGGGTCTGCTGGtggccgttgccgtggagagcTGTAACCTGCACAAGCGCATCGCCCTCAGGGTGCTGCTCCTCGTGGGCGTCCGGCCAGCCCT GTTGCTGATCGGGTTCATGAGCGTGACGGCCTTCCTCTCCATGTGGATCAGCAACACGGCGACCACCTCCATGATGCTGCCCATCGCGCACGCCGTGGTGAAGCAGCTGAGCGACACCGAGGAGCAGGCCGACGCCCGCGAACTGGGCCAGGCCGGCCGCGACAACCAGGCCCTCGAGCTGAGCGAGCTCAGAGAAGGCAAGCAGGCCAAGGCAGCCCAGGGCAAGG ttgagACGTGCTCTGTGGAGGATGGAGAGAGCGAGGCTGAGCGGCGGAGGAAGGCCAGGGAGGAGAAGTACAAGAGCCTGTCCAAAGGCCTCAGCCTGTGCGTGTGCTACTCCGCCAGCATAGGGGGAACGGCCACCCTCACCGGCACCACGCCAAACCTCATCCTCAAAGGCCAGCTGGACTC CCTGTTCCCGGGAAACAAAGACGTGATAAACTTCGCCAGCTGGTTCGCCTTCGCCTTTCCCAACATGCTGATGATGCTGGTCTGTGCCTGGCTCTGGCTGCAGTGCATGTACCTGGGGTTCAA CCTGAGGAAGTCGCTTGGCTGTGGCCTGCAGAACGCCAGAGACCACGAGGCCTACCAGGTGATGCGGAACGAGTACAGGAAGCTGGGCGCCATGACGTACGCCGAGGCCAACGTCCTCGCCCTCTTCAGCCTGCTGGTGGCGCTGTGGTTCACCAGGGAGCCCGGCTTCATGCCCGGCTGGGCTAGCCTGCTCTTCAACAAGGGAAACCAAAC GTATGTGACGGACAGCACGGTCGCCATCCTCGTTGCCCTGCTGCTCTTCGCCCTGCCCTCCCAGATCATCAGGTCGCCATTGGAGAGCCGCAAGGAAG gtgggAAGGTGAAGGCCCCCCCAGGGTTGCTCACCTGGCAGGTGGTGCATGAGCGCATGCCCTGGAACATCATCCTGCTCCTGGGGGGCGGCTTCGCCCTCGCACATGGCAgcgag AAGTCGAGTCTCTCGCTGTGGCTGGGGAACAGCCTGACCCCGCTGCAGAACATCCCTCCGTTCGGCATCTCCGTGCTGCTCTGCCTGCTGGTGGCCACCTTCACAGAGTGCTCCAGCAACGTGGCCACCACCACCCTCTTCCTGCCCATCCTCGCCTCCATG GCCATTTCCATTAAGATCCACCCTCTCTACGTCATGCTCCCCTGCACCATCTCCGCCTCCCTGGCCTTCATGCTCCCGGTTGCCACGGCGCCCAACGCCATCGCCTTCTCCTACGGAAACCTCAAGGTCATCGACATG GCAAAAGCAGGCTTCATGCTCAACATCATCGGCGTCTTCACCATCAACCTGGCCCTCAACACCTG